The Opitutus sp. ER46 genome has a window encoding:
- a CDS encoding phospholipase D-like domain-containing protein, producing MNETRPSSGPDAAAGPRAGEPGGPALPAVRIDDRMRALAEPAFARSAGAPLIPGNDVRLLRDAGENYPAWLAAIAGARHHIHFENYILADDTIGNRFADALIERARAGVSVRVIYDWLGVFRKASRAFWARLRAGGVEVRGYNPPRLESPLGWVSRDHRKLLVVDGEIGFISGLCVADMWTGNPARNIAPWRDTGVTIRGPALADMERAFARNWATLGAPLPDGVVPASDTPVPAAAGNVSLRIVASDPTTSGTFRLDQLVVAFARKRVWLTDAYYLGAPTYVQALVTSARDGVDVRMLFTRGSDIPVMKMMSRTGYRALLEAGIRIFEWNGSLLHAKTAVIDGHWSRVGSTNLNFASWMGNCELDAVIEDAGFGQQMEAMYLDDLSHATEIVLEQRRRKLRKSQSPAALTSRDRKGSATRAAAGAVRIGNVLGAALTNRRVIEPIECRLLAWTAVGLLGFAVLCVLFPRVFAYPTAALLVWVAGALLYRAAKLVRRRRPKNGG from the coding sequence ATGAATGAGACGCGCCCAAGCTCCGGTCCCGACGCAGCGGCGGGCCCGCGCGCGGGGGAGCCGGGAGGCCCGGCGCTGCCGGCGGTCCGCATCGATGATCGCATGCGCGCGCTCGCCGAACCGGCGTTCGCACGCAGCGCGGGCGCGCCGCTCATCCCCGGCAACGACGTGCGCCTCCTGCGCGACGCCGGCGAAAACTACCCCGCCTGGCTCGCAGCCATCGCCGGCGCGCGGCACCACATCCATTTCGAGAACTACATCCTGGCCGACGACACCATCGGCAACCGGTTCGCGGACGCGCTGATCGAGCGCGCGCGGGCCGGCGTCAGCGTGCGCGTGATCTACGACTGGCTCGGCGTTTTCCGCAAAGCCTCGCGCGCGTTCTGGGCGCGACTGCGCGCGGGCGGCGTCGAGGTCCGCGGCTACAATCCGCCGCGGCTCGAATCCCCGCTCGGCTGGGTGTCGCGCGATCACCGCAAGCTCCTCGTGGTCGATGGCGAGATCGGCTTCATCTCCGGGCTGTGTGTGGCCGACATGTGGACCGGCAACCCGGCCAGGAACATCGCGCCGTGGCGCGACACCGGCGTCACGATCCGCGGCCCGGCACTCGCCGACATGGAGCGGGCCTTTGCGCGCAACTGGGCAACGCTCGGCGCGCCGTTGCCCGACGGGGTCGTCCCCGCGTCCGATACGCCCGTGCCCGCGGCGGCCGGCAACGTGAGCCTGCGCATCGTGGCGAGCGATCCGACCACCTCGGGCACGTTCCGGCTCGACCAGCTCGTGGTCGCGTTTGCCCGGAAGCGCGTGTGGCTCACCGATGCCTACTACCTTGGCGCGCCGACGTACGTGCAGGCGCTGGTGACCTCCGCGCGCGACGGCGTCGACGTGCGCATGCTGTTCACGCGCGGTTCGGACATCCCGGTGATGAAGATGATGTCGCGCACCGGTTACCGGGCGTTGCTCGAAGCGGGGATCCGGATCTTCGAGTGGAACGGTTCGCTGCTGCACGCGAAGACGGCGGTGATCGACGGCCACTGGTCGCGCGTGGGCTCAACCAACCTCAATTTCGCGAGCTGGATGGGCAACTGTGAGCTCGACGCGGTGATTGAGGACGCGGGATTCGGGCAACAGATGGAGGCGATGTACCTCGACGATCTCAGCCATGCCACGGAGATCGTGCTGGAACAGCGCCGCCGGAAGCTGCGGAAGAGCCAGTCGCCCGCGGCGCTGACCTCCCGCGACCGCAAGGGCAGCGCGACGCGTGCGGCGGCTGGCGCGGTGCGCATCGGCAATGTCCTGGGCGCGGCGTTGACGAACCGGCGCGTGATTGAGCCGATCGAGTGTCGGCTGCTGGCGTGGACGGCGGTGGGGCTGCTCGGGTTTGCGGTCTTGTGCGTGCTGTTCCCGCGGGTCTTCGCGTATCCGACGGCGGCGTTGCTGGTGTGGGTCGCCGGGGCGCTGCTTTATCGGGCGGCAAAATTGGTGCGGCGCCGGCGACCGAAGAACGGAGGTTGA
- the galA gene encoding beta-galactosidase GalA: MRTPLPWLRLLLTLTAFALALPRLAAASRERILFDADWRFALGHATDPARDFNHATGYFSYLAKTGYGDGPASPVFDDRAWRRINLPHDFAVEAPFDPRGTASHGFKGVGRQAPEGSVGWYRKTFRIGADELGRRFHLQLDGAYRAARVFINGFFVGEEPSGYLGVSYDLTDYLRYGADNVIAVRVDATMEEGWFYEGAGIYRHVWLVKTAPVYVAADGTWVRTDLTAAEARATVETQLVNAGAEPVRVDVVQTVLDPEGRAVAETSTSTAVSPGPALMHTTQLRVPAPRLWSLEQPTLYRLVTVLRRDGREIDRYETSFGFRTVRFEPDRGFFLNGQRVTIKGTNNHQDHAGVGVALPDALQAWRIRRLKEMGSNAYRCSHHPPTPELLEACDRQGMLVIDETRLMGSSPYHLTQLERMIRRDRNHPSIILWSVGNEEWAIEGNITGARLAATMQRTVNRLDPTRLANAAVSGGWGGISSVIQAVGVNYIKQADPDRQHATHPWQVLLGTEETTTQQTRGIYFDARARAHLSPQADGTSGGNAELGWKFYAARPWAAGVLFWTGFDYRGEPTPFGWPAVASQFGILDTCGFPKDGFFYLQAWWTQEPVLHVFPHWNWPDRIGQPLTVTVHSNCEEVELWLNGASLGRQRMEPNGHLSWTVSYQPGELVARGYRDGREVRVATRVTTGEPAALRLQPDRTTLAADGRDVAVVTVRIDDHAGREVPTAAVPVRFAVRGPGRIIGVGNGDPSCHEPDVVFAPTRAVPLGAWRAPDPAVREGVIEQDFVFDRPVLAAGEHLTLLLNALGTRQSVHLNGKPLQVDVDPAAARAEVALAADDLKPTGNVLRITATRYAEWRDREGLAQFHPAVLRVEAPAPEWRRTTFNGLAQVLVQTTGEPGEILLEASAPPLRSAAIVIKATHPEP; this comes from the coding sequence ATGCGCACTCCACTCCCCTGGCTGCGGCTGTTGCTGACCCTCACCGCGTTCGCCCTCGCGCTGCCGCGTCTCGCCGCGGCCTCGCGCGAGCGGATCCTCTTCGATGCCGACTGGCGGTTCGCCCTCGGCCACGCCACCGATCCCGCGCGCGACTTCAACCACGCGACCGGCTACTTCTCCTACCTCGCCAAGACCGGCTACGGCGACGGCCCGGCCAGCCCCGTGTTCGACGACCGCGCCTGGCGCCGGATCAACCTGCCGCACGACTTTGCCGTCGAGGCGCCCTTCGATCCACGGGGCACCGCCAGCCACGGCTTCAAGGGCGTCGGCCGCCAGGCCCCCGAGGGCAGCGTGGGCTGGTACCGCAAAACCTTCCGCATCGGCGCCGACGAACTCGGCCGGCGCTTCCATCTCCAGCTCGACGGCGCCTACCGGGCCGCGCGCGTGTTCATCAACGGCTTCTTCGTCGGCGAGGAGCCGAGCGGCTACCTCGGCGTGAGCTACGACCTCACCGATTACCTGCGCTACGGCGCGGACAACGTCATCGCCGTGCGCGTCGATGCCACCATGGAGGAAGGTTGGTTCTACGAGGGCGCCGGCATCTACCGGCACGTCTGGCTCGTGAAGACCGCGCCGGTGTACGTCGCGGCCGACGGCACCTGGGTGCGGACGGACCTCACGGCCGCCGAGGCGCGCGCCACCGTTGAGACCCAGCTCGTCAACGCCGGCGCCGAGCCGGTGCGCGTCGACGTGGTGCAGACCGTCCTCGATCCGGAAGGGCGCGCCGTCGCCGAAACGTCGACCTCCACCGCCGTGTCGCCCGGGCCCGCCTTGATGCACACGACTCAGCTCCGCGTGCCCGCGCCTCGGCTCTGGTCCCTGGAGCAGCCCACGTTGTACCGCCTCGTCACCGTGCTGCGGCGCGACGGCCGGGAGATCGATCGTTACGAGACGTCCTTCGGCTTCCGGACCGTGCGCTTCGAGCCCGACCGCGGGTTCTTCCTCAACGGCCAGCGCGTGACGATCAAGGGCACCAACAACCACCAGGACCATGCGGGTGTCGGCGTCGCGCTGCCGGACGCCCTGCAGGCCTGGCGCATCCGCCGGCTGAAGGAGATGGGCAGCAACGCGTATCGCTGCTCCCACCACCCGCCGACGCCCGAGCTGCTCGAGGCGTGCGATCGCCAGGGCATGCTCGTGATCGACGAGACGCGGCTGATGGGCTCGAGCCCATACCACCTCACGCAGCTCGAGCGGATGATCCGCCGCGATCGCAACCACCCGAGCATCATCCTGTGGTCCGTCGGCAACGAAGAGTGGGCGATCGAGGGCAACATCACCGGCGCGCGGCTCGCGGCCACGATGCAGCGCACCGTGAACCGCCTCGATCCCACGCGGCTCGCCAACGCCGCCGTCAGCGGCGGCTGGGGCGGCATCTCCAGCGTGATCCAGGCTGTTGGCGTCAACTACATCAAGCAGGCCGACCCGGATCGGCAGCACGCCACGCATCCCTGGCAGGTCCTCCTCGGCACGGAGGAGACCACCACGCAGCAGACCCGCGGCATCTATTTCGACGCCCGCGCCCGCGCGCACCTTTCGCCGCAGGCCGACGGCACCTCCGGCGGCAACGCGGAGCTCGGCTGGAAGTTCTACGCGGCGCGGCCCTGGGCGGCCGGCGTGCTCTTCTGGACCGGTTTCGACTACCGCGGCGAACCGACGCCCTTCGGCTGGCCTGCCGTGGCCTCCCAATTCGGCATTCTGGACACGTGCGGTTTCCCGAAGGACGGCTTCTTCTACTTGCAGGCGTGGTGGACCCAGGAGCCGGTATTGCACGTGTTCCCGCACTGGAACTGGCCGGATCGCATCGGCCAGCCGCTGACGGTCACGGTGCACAGCAACTGCGAAGAGGTGGAGCTCTGGCTCAACGGCGCCTCGCTCGGGCGCCAGCGCATGGAGCCCAACGGCCATCTCTCCTGGACCGTGAGCTACCAGCCCGGCGAACTTGTCGCCCGCGGCTACCGCGACGGCCGTGAGGTACGCGTCGCCACGCGAGTCACGACCGGTGAGCCGGCCGCGCTGCGCTTGCAGCCGGACCGCACCACGCTGGCGGCGGACGGCCGCGACGTGGCGGTCGTCACGGTGCGAATCGATGACCACGCCGGCCGCGAGGTGCCGACCGCCGCCGTGCCGGTGCGCTTCGCGGTACGCGGCCCCGGCCGGATCATCGGTGTCGGCAATGGTGACCCCTCGTGTCACGAGCCCGATGTCGTCTTCGCGCCGACGCGCGCCGTGCCGCTCGGCGCGTGGCGGGCGCCGGATCCCGCGGTGCGCGAGGGCGTGATCGAGCAGGATTTTGTCTTCGATCGGCCCGTCCTCGCGGCCGGCGAGCACCTGACGCTGCTGTTGAATGCGCTCGGGACGCGGCAGTCGGTGCACCTGAACGGCAAGCCGCTGCAGGTCGACGTCGACCCGGCTGCAGCCCGCGCGGAAGTGGCGCTGGCGGCCGACGACCTGAAGCCGACGGGCAATGTGCTGCGGATCACCGCGACGCGTTACGCCGAGTGGCGCGACCGCGAAGGCCTGGCGCAGTTTCATCCCGCGGTGCTGCGGGTGGAGGCCCCGGCCCCGGAGTGGCGGCGCACGACGTTCAACGGCCTGGCCCAGGTCCTGGTGCAGACGACAGGCGAGCCCGGCGAAATTCTCCTCGAAGCCTCCGCGCCCCCGCTGCGCTCCGCCGCCATCGTGATCAAGGCCACTCACCCAGAGCCGTGA
- a CDS encoding DCC1-like thiol-disulfide oxidoreductase family protein: MPEPPGAPGPVLLYDGHCALCHGVVRLLLRLDRRERLWFAALQSEPAQRFLRQHGLPLATFDTVVFVPDWAQLDRPDFHQESAAVVAALRTCGALGRVLGAALWLVPRPLRDWAYRAIARRRKRLLGPTTACPVIPACWRSRFLNL, translated from the coding sequence GTGCCTGAACCACCCGGCGCGCCCGGCCCTGTTCTGCTGTACGACGGCCATTGCGCACTGTGTCACGGAGTCGTCCGGCTGCTGCTCCGACTCGATCGTCGCGAACGGCTCTGGTTCGCCGCGCTCCAGTCGGAGCCGGCCCAGCGCTTCCTGCGGCAGCACGGTCTCCCGCTCGCGACGTTCGACACGGTGGTGTTTGTCCCGGATTGGGCGCAACTGGATCGGCCCGACTTTCATCAAGAATCCGCCGCAGTCGTCGCGGCGCTGCGCACGTGCGGCGCGCTCGGCCGTGTCCTCGGCGCCGCCCTCTGGCTCGTGCCGCGTCCCCTCCGTGACTGGGCCTACCGCGCCATCGCCCGCCGCCGCAAACGACTCCTCGGTCCCACCACCGCCTGCCCCGTGATCCCCGCCTGCTGGCGGAGCCGTTTCCTCAACCTCTAG